The Ornithinimicrobium sufpigmenti genome includes the window ATCCTGGTCGTCGCGACCCTGGAGATCGGCGTCGTCATCGTCACCGAGGCCTCGCTGTCCTTCCTCGGGCTGGGCGCCTCCGCCTCCGAGCCGAGCTGGGGCAGCATGCTCGCCGACGGCCGGGCCTACGTCACCCGCGCCTGGTGGCTGGCCACCCTGCCCGGCCTAGCCATCTTCGTCATCGTGCTCGCCGTCAACATCCTGGGCGACGCCCTGCGCGACGCCCTGGACCCGCGGCACGAGAAGGTGTCCCCGGAGCAGGTGCCCGCCTGAACCGTTTCGTCCGCCTGAACCACCCGGCTGGAACCACCAGGTGAACCACCGGCCGGAACCATGCTCGATCGCCTCCTCGTGCTGCAGGGGCGGCCCACGTCAAGGAGAACCAACCTGATGCGAACCCCCGTGATCGACGCCTCCGGTGACGACCTGACCATCGGCAGGTCCCACGCCGCGGGCTCCATGGGTATGCGGCAGGCCGTCGCCGACTTCGCGGCGGTCACCCGGCAGAGCTACCCCGCCACCGACCCGTCGGTCAGGGACCGGGTGCAGGAGGTCCGCGAGGCCTGGGCCGAGCTGACCCCGGGCACGCTGGCGCAGATCGCGGGCATGGCCGAGGTCTACCAGATCCCCGCGGACGACCTGCTCACCACCGTGCTGGGCACCTACCTCAAGAGCGGTGACCGGGCCGCCGGCCGCACCTCCGACGCACTGTCCGACGTGCCCTCGGACGGGTGCACGACGGTGGCGCTGACCGGTGAACGACCGCTGCTGGCCAAGAACCGGGACAACGACCCGCGCTACCTGGAGCTGCAGACGGTGCTGCGGGTGCGCCCGGAGCAGGGCTACCGCTGGCTCGCCCTGTCCACGGCGGGCGCGCCCGGCGTGCACTCCTCGGGGATGAACGAGGTCGGGCTGGCGGTCGCCGACACCCACGTGGCCTCCTCCGACATCGGACCCGGCCTGCCGCGCTTCGCCTCGATGATGCACGTGCTGCAGGAGTGCCGGACCACGGCGGCGGCGGTGGACCGGCTGCTGACCACCCCGCAGATGGGGCTGGGCACCGTCACGATCGTGGACGAGCACGGCCAGGCCGCCGTCGTGGAGTGCGGCTACCGCACCACGACCGTGGCGGGGGGAGCCGCCTCGACCAGCACCTCGATGCCAGCGCCGGCCACCGGCTCCAGCACGGGTTCGCCCGCTGCCGGCGTGGTGGCGACCAACCACTACACCGACGCCGTCCTGTCCTCCTGCGGCCTGGGCCCGGAGGACGGCACCCCGGCGGTCAGCTCGCTGGCCCGTCGGGCCGCCGCCGACCGGCTGCTGTCGCAGGGGCAGGTGGACGTGGACGACGTGCGGAAGCTGCTCTCCTCGCACCTCGACTTCGACGGCGTCCACGGCGCGGAGGGCTCGGTCTGCCAGCACGGCCCCACGCTGGTGTCCGAGACCATCTCGACGGCCATCTTCGACCCGGTCGCCCGGCACCTGGACCTGTGCCTGGGGCGCCCGTGCAGCTCACCCTTCCACCGCATCCCCGTGGTGGGCCCCGCCGCCTGACGGCTCAGCCCGCGGCGCCCTGCTCCGTCGCCGCCTCGTCCACCGCGACGGCCGCCCCGGCGAACTGGGCCCGGTGCAGGCGGGCATAGGCACCGTCCGCCTCGAGCAGCTCCTCGTGGCTGCCCTGCTCGACGATCTGGCCCTGCTCCATCACCAGGATGAGGTCGGCGTCCCTGATGGTGGACAGCCGGTGGGCGATGACGAAGCTCGTGCGGTCGGCCCGCAGCCGGGCCATCGCCTCCTGCACGAGCAGCTCGGTGCGGGTGTCGACCGAGCTGGTCGCCTCGTCCAGGATGAGCAGCGAGGGCTGGGCCACGAAGGCCCGGGCGATGGTGATGAGCTGGCGCTCGCCGGAGGAGACCGTGGAGCCCCCGTCGTCCAGCACCGTGTCGTAGCCGTCGGGCAGGTGCTGCACGAAGCGGTCGACGTAGGCCGCCTCGGCCGCCGCGAGGACGTCCTCGCGTGCGGCGCCGGGCCGGCCGTAGGCGATGTTCTCGGCGATCGTCCCCTCGAAGAGCCAGGTGTCCTGCAGGACCATGCCGACCCGGGAGCGCAGGTCCTCGCGCGTCATCGTGGTGATGTCGCGGCCGTCCAGGGTGATCCGTCCGCCCTGCAGCTCGTAGAAGCGCAGGATGAGGTTGACCAGGGTCGTCTTCCCGGCGCCGGTCGGCCCGACGATCGCGACCGTCTGGCCCGGCTCGGCGACCAGGGAGAGGTCCTCGATGAGCGGCTGCTCGCCGTAGGAGAAGGTCACGTCCTCGAAGGCGATGCGCCCGCTGCCCGCCTGCCGCCCGGCCGGCAGGGCGTCCACCGGGTCCGGGACCTGCCGCTCGGCGTCGAGCAGCTCGAAGACCCGCTCGGCGGAGGCGACCCCCGACTGCATGAGGTTGGCCATGGAGGCCACCTGGGTCACCGGCTGGGTGAACTGGCGGGAGTACTGGATGAAGGCCTGCACCTCACCCAGGGAGAGGCTGCCGCCCGCCACCCGCAGCCCGCCGACGACGGCGACCAGCACATACCCCAGGTTGCCGATGAGGAACATCGCCGGCATGATCACGCCGCTCATGAACTGCGCCCGCCAGGTGACGTCGTAGAGCTGGTCGTTGGTCTCCCGCATCCCTGCCGAGATCTCCGCGCGCCGGCCGAAGACGGTGACCAGCTCGTGACCGGTGAAGGCCTCCTCGATCTGGCCGTTGAGCGTGCCGGTCCTGGCCCACTGGGCCTTGAACAGCTTCTGGCTGCGGCGGGCGATGAGGATGGTGACCAGCACCGAGACCGGGATGGTGGCCAGCGCGATGAGGGTCAGCAGCGGGCTGATCCACAGCATCATGGCCAGGATGGCGACCACGGTCACCAGCGCGTTGAGCAGCTGCCCGAAGGTCTGCTGCAGCGTCTGCTGCAGGTTGTCCAGGTCGTTGGTGACCCGCGACAGGATCTCCCCGCGCGGGCGTCCGTCGAAGTAGACCAGCGGCAGCTGGTGCAGCTGGTCCTCGGCGTCGCTGCGCAGGTCGCGCACGGTCCACATCGAGATCCGGTTGACCAGTCGCGTGCTCACCCACATCAGCAGGGCCGACGCGGCGTAGAGCGCCATCACCGTCAGCACGGTGCGACCGACCGCCCCCAGGTCGACGCCCTGCCCGACCACCAGGTGGGGCGTGCCCTCGATCATCTCGGCGAAGGTCGTCTCCCCCTGGGCGCGCAGCCCCTGTGCGGCTGCGTCGACGCTGGTGCCCTCGGGGAAGGCCTCGCCGAGGCGGTTGCCCAGGTAGCCGGCGAAGATGAAGTCGGTGGCCCGGCCCAGGACCCGCGGCCCGAGCGCGGAGAGCACGACGGCCCCCACGGTCAGCAGGACCGACAGGCCGATGAGCATCCGGTATGGGGCCAGTCGGCCGAGCAGCCGCTTGGCCGAGCCGGCGAAGTCGCTGGGCTTCTCGACCGGCACCCCCATCCCGCCGGGCCCGCCGGGGCGCGGACCAGGAGGCCCGGGCGGGGGACCGGTCCGAGCCTCGTCCTGCCCGTCCTGGCCCTGCCCGTCCTGGGCTTCCTGGGCGTCCTGGTCGTCCCGGCCCTGTCCGCCCTCGGCCTGCGGGGCGCTCTCGTCGGGTGACTCGTGCCTGCTCATGCTGCCTCCTCCCCGCCGACGTGCTCCTGGGAGCGGACGATCTCGGCATACGTCTGGTTGCTCTCGAGCAGCTCGCGGTGGGTGCCCAGACCGACGATGCGGCCGGCCTCCAGCACCACGATCTGGTCGGCATCGACGATCGTGCTGATCCGCTGGGCGACCACGATCATCGTGGCGTCGCGGGTCAGGGGTGCCAGCGCCGCCCGGAGCCGGGCGTCGGTGGCCAGGTCGAGGGCGGAGAAGGAGTCGTCGAACAGGTAGATGTCGGGCCGGGCGACCAGCGCGCGGGCGATGGCCAGGCGCTGCCGCTGCCCGCCCGAGACGTTGGTGCCGCCCTGCGCGATCGGGTGCTCCAGGCCGTCGTCGTAGGCGGCCACGAAGTCCTCCGCCTGAGCGATCCGCAACGCCGCCCAGAGCTGCTCGTCGGTGGCGTTTGGGTTGCCGAAGCGCAGGTTGGAGGCGACGGTGCCGGAGAAGAGGTAGGGCCGCTGCGGGACCAGGCCGACCCGGGTCCAGAGGTCCTCGGGGGCCAGCTGGCGCACGTCGACCCCGTCCACCCGCACGCTGCCGGCGCTGACGTCGGCGAGGCGGGGGATCAGCCGCAGCAGGGTGGTCTTGCCGGAGCCGGTGCCGCCCACGATCGCGGTCGTGGTGCCCGGCCGCGCGGTGAAGGCGACGCCCTGCAGGACGGCCGCCTCGGCGCCGGGGTAGGTGAAGCCCACCCCCTCCAGCTGGACCGTGCCCGGCCGGCCGTCCGCGGGTCGACCCGGCGCCGCGGGCGCCTGCGGCGCGACCACGGTGGTCCGCGTGCCCAGGACCTCCTGGATCCGCCCGGCCGAGACCGCCGCGCGGGGCAGCATCGTGGCCACCATCGTCGCCATCATGATGGACATGAGGATCTGCATGAGGTAGCTGATGTAGGCGGTCAACGCCCCGACGTCCATCGCCCCCGCCTCCACCCGCTGCGCACCGAACCAGATCACGCCCACGCTGGAGAAGTTCATCACCAGCATCACCGTGGGGAACATCAGCGCCATCAGGTCGC containing:
- a CDS encoding C45 family autoproteolytic acyltransferase/hydolase; translation: MRTPVIDASGDDLTIGRSHAAGSMGMRQAVADFAAVTRQSYPATDPSVRDRVQEVREAWAELTPGTLAQIAGMAEVYQIPADDLLTTVLGTYLKSGDRAAGRTSDALSDVPSDGCTTVALTGERPLLAKNRDNDPRYLELQTVLRVRPEQGYRWLALSTAGAPGVHSSGMNEVGLAVADTHVASSDIGPGLPRFASMMHVLQECRTTAAAVDRLLTTPQMGLGTVTIVDEHGQAAVVECGYRTTTVAGGAASTSTSMPAPATGSSTGSPAAGVVATNHYTDAVLSSCGLGPEDGTPAVSSLARRAAADRLLSQGQVDVDDVRKLLSSHLDFDGVHGAEGSVCQHGPTLVSETISTAIFDPVARHLDLCLGRPCSSPFHRIPVVGPAA
- a CDS encoding ABC transporter ATP-binding protein, producing MGVPVEKPSDFAGSAKRLLGRLAPYRMLIGLSVLLTVGAVVLSALGPRVLGRATDFIFAGYLGNRLGEAFPEGTSVDAAAQGLRAQGETTFAEMIEGTPHLVVGQGVDLGAVGRTVLTVMALYAASALLMWVSTRLVNRISMWTVRDLRSDAEDQLHQLPLVYFDGRPRGEILSRVTNDLDNLQQTLQQTFGQLLNALVTVVAILAMMLWISPLLTLIALATIPVSVLVTILIARRSQKLFKAQWARTGTLNGQIEEAFTGHELVTVFGRRAEISAGMRETNDQLYDVTWRAQFMSGVIMPAMFLIGNLGYVLVAVVGGLRVAGGSLSLGEVQAFIQYSRQFTQPVTQVASMANLMQSGVASAERVFELLDAERQVPDPVDALPAGRQAGSGRIAFEDVTFSYGEQPLIEDLSLVAEPGQTVAIVGPTGAGKTTLVNLILRFYELQGGRITLDGRDITTMTREDLRSRVGMVLQDTWLFEGTIAENIAYGRPGAAREDVLAAAEAAYVDRFVQHLPDGYDTVLDDGGSTVSSGERQLITIARAFVAQPSLLILDEATSSVDTRTELLVQEAMARLRADRTSFVIAHRLSTIRDADLILVMEQGQIVEQGSHEELLEADGAYARLHRAQFAGAAVAVDEAATEQGAAG
- a CDS encoding ABC transporter ATP-binding protein, translating into MLIRLLRDHLRPYRGLVVAVLALQLVAAIAALLLPSLNADIIDDGVARGDTGLIWRLGAVMLAVSAVQAVSQIAATWAAARVAMGLGRDVRAGVFDRVLSFSSRELGQFGAPTLITRSTNDVQQVQQVTFMTLVMLVAAPITGFGGVIMAIRQDVGLSPLIAVGVTVLLLVMGLIIWRMVPLFRAQQKQLDAVNRVLREQISGVRVVRAFTREREETQRFRETNTELTRIGLSVGDLMALMFPTVMLVMNFSSVGVIWFGAQRVEAGAMDVGALTAYISYLMQILMSIMMATMVATMLPRAAVSAGRIQEVLGTRTTVVAPQAPAAPGRPADGRPGTVQLEGVGFTYPGAEAAVLQGVAFTARPGTTTAIVGGTGSGKTTLLRLIPRLADVSAGSVRVDGVDVRQLAPEDLWTRVGLVPQRPYLFSGTVASNLRFGNPNATDEQLWAALRIAQAEDFVAAYDDGLEHPIAQGGTNVSGGQRQRLAIARALVARPDIYLFDDSFSALDLATDARLRAALAPLTRDATMIVVAQRISTIVDADQIVVLEAGRIVGLGTHRELLESNQTYAEIVRSQEHVGGEEAA